The Pseudophryne corroboree isolate aPseCor3 chromosome 10, aPseCor3.hap2, whole genome shotgun sequence DNA segment ttttttatttcttttttctttgagTAATAATCTCTGTATAAATGCAGAAAAATATAAAGTCACCATAAACCAAGATGCATCAAATCCTAAAGAACTGTTTTGCTTCTGAGGTTACATGAGATTGCAATAAAATTCTGCTATTCATAATTTAATTATTTATGCTGTTTGGAAACAGTTTTATAGGTTTATTTTACAGACAGTAATGTTGTTGGATGTTTTAATGGCATATTTGCACTGAGTGTGGCAATAATGGTCTCTTTTacagaattaagggggtcattccgagttgatcgtagctgtgctaaatttagcacagctacgatcaggcactcagacatgcgggaggacgcccagaacagggctagtccgccccacatgtcagtgccgcccccccccccccccccccgcagaaatgcaaaagcattgcacagcggcgatgcttttgcatctcaggagttactcccggtcagcacagttcctgcggctggccgggagaacctctttgttgccccgggtcgcagcgactgcgtgtgatgtcatgcagctgccgtggcccgcccccccaatggaccGGCCACAcctgcttaacgccgccgtccagcccccagcagcccagcgaccgcctctgcctcagaggcgatcgctaggcaatgacggctggcatgcgccggcgcactgcggcgccggtgcatgcgcagttccgacccgatcgctgcactgcgataaactgcagcgagcgttcgggtcggaatgacccactaagTGTATGAGAAAGCTAGTTTTAAGGAATGTGTCTGAGTTTAACGGGTGTATTCAATAGCCGTCGggtcctttccaacggaaaggacccgacagcactctattcaatgccgggccaatcccgacaggttttgcccattcacaacagtgtcaatccgactggagccgccgatccgcgtgtagTCCGACAGTCTTCCAACAAGAAACAGCCTGACATTGAATagattggaaccccttccgacctcaatCAGCCAGAAACTGCTGTATTTCCGATAAGAcgccagtttccgactcttattgaatatacccctaaatcaccTTTATAAGCTGTCAAAGAGGATTGTGGACTATAAACATTGATAGTGTCCCTTGTACAAATAGAAGGAAAAACTACACTTAATAATTAAAATTAAATGATCTAATCTGTTTGGAAAAAGTGCCAAAGTACTGTGCGCAAAgaaacacaccaatattgcactgctTTAATGTGTCTAGATATGCAGTAGAACAGAAATTAATGCTAACTCACTAAAGAGTATGTGTGTTTTTTCCTTAGGAACAGAAAACCTGATTAATGATATTTTGGAAAACAACAATGAAGATGACATTTCCTGGGTAGATGAAAATAATTTCACCTTGCTTCATTTTGCTGTTGCTCAAGGAAACCTTGAGAGAGTGAACCATTTTCTCAgtctgaatgctaatgtaaatagcCGTACCATTAGTGGATACACACCTCTCATCTTAGCCGTGCAAAGAAAACTACCAGACATATGTGCTTGTTTAATAGAGAATGGAGCAGATGTTAATATAACCGATGAAGACAAATGGTCGCCATTGCATTTTGCAGCCCAAGGGGGTGATGACCGCATAGCTCGGATGCTCTTAGACCATGGAGCACATGTTGATGCAAAGGAACGAGATGACTGGACACCTCTCCACCTGGCCTCCCAAAATGGTTTTGAGAATGTTGTCCGTGTCCTTTTCACGCGACTCGCTGACTCTAACTCTCAAGAAATAGATGGGAAAACATCTCTCCATGTAGCTTCTTATTTTGGCCACTATAAAATTGTCAAGCTTCTGATCAACCAAGGAGCTGATCCAAACTGCAAACAGAAGAATCACATGACTCCCCTACACATTGCAGCTGACAGAAGTTATTATCGAGTGGTGCAACATTTGATACAAAAGGGAGCTCATGTAAACTATTCTGATAAAAGCCTTTATACCCCTTTGCATATGGCAGCGGTGAAAGGTAACAGTTTAATATGTAAACAACTCATAAAGCATAATGCCGATGTCAATGTGCAGACCAACCAGGGCTGGACTGCTTTGCACCTGGCAGTATTTAAAGGCCACACTGACATAATACATTTACTCAAGGACAGTGATGCCCACTTAGATGCTGCTGGACATATGACATGGACACCACTCCATTTAGCTGCGCGCTATAATGAAGATTCAATTACATCCCTTCTTCTTGATATGGGTGCTGACCCAAATGTTGCTGAGATGTCAGGCTGGACACCACTTCATCTCGCAGTTCAACAGGGTTCTTTTTGTAGTGTGATTAAGCTAATTGAAAAGAATGCTCATGTGGATGCCCAAAATATATTTGGCTGGACTCCTTTACATGTGGCTGTCCTCAATGCTAATGCGGCTATCCTAAAGACTCTTCTTCGGGCTAATGCCAAAAAGAACATAGAAGACAGAAGTGGTAGCACCCCATTGCAACTGGCAATCAGAAACCAAAAACAAAACATTGTTGCTATTTTGGAAAGTGGTACAGATACAAGTAGTTCTTCCAGTGGCTCAACAGAAACAAGTGAGGACCTAGGACCGTATCTGAATTTCCAGAAAAAATAAGACCTTCACATGAATATGTATTACCCTTGGAGACTATGCACACATTAGAAACTACATTTAACTTTACAGTATTTATAGGAAACATACTTAAGGCTTGTAGCTATTTATCGATGAGAATTTACTGTAAACACTTTCAGTGGCAGATTATAACACACTAGTGCAAATATGAACCTGCAAACAGATACATTTACATTGGAATTAAGAAGGTGATGCATATTCTAATGGACAAGGGAAAATATTGCTTTATATTCCTGTTGCTTGTAGTATGGGGCCTGTAGTACGGGGCCTGCTGTATATTGTAACTTGTGGTGCAAACTGGACACTAGAAAACTGTGACTGTTTAATGTATGATTGAATGCGGCATggtggggtggtgtgtgtgtgtgtgtgtgtgtgtgtgtgtgtgtgtgtgtgtgtagggggggggtaagggggggatggggggagtttAGCACCAACCAGTTACTATGTTAGTTTTAACTGAACACTAACAACCTATGATATGGGTACAATGCCACAACTTTACAAATGAGAGAACGTACAGTATTGATATAAACACAATGTCTATAAAATGTAAGTCATTTTGGCACAGATTCCATTAAAAATATCAGTTCCTAAATGATTAATGCACACCCATAAACTCTCAGTCAGCACAATTGTAGACATTCTCCCAGAAGATACTACAGGGATCTTATAAATattaagaggtatatttactaagcagaagATTTCTCTGTGGTTTTTGTGCCAAATGTCCCATGTGGTGTTTAGAGCCAAACTGACCACTGAAACTGCACATACAGTAATGTGTGTTGGTTTGTAAAGTCCCAAGTATCAAAATAAAAaagaatgatttttttttaaagacatgggccctcattccgagttgatcggtcgcaaggcaaatttagcagagttacacacgctaagccgccgcctactgggagtgaatcttagcttcttaaaattgcgaccgatgtattcgattactaactacttagcagtttcagagtagctccagacttactctgcctgtgcgatcatttcagtgcttgtcgttcctggttgacgtcacaaacacacccagcgttcgcccaggcactcccaccgtttccccggccactcctgcgttttttccggaaacggtagcgttttcagccacacgcccctgaaacgccgtgtttccgcccagtaacacccatttcctgtcaatcacattacgatcgccggagcgaagaaaaagccgtgagtaaaaatactttcttcatagtaaagttacttggcgcagtcgcagtgcgaactttgcgcatgcgtactaagcggattttcactgcgatgcgatgaaaaagaacgagcgaacaactcggaatgagggccatggttttgacagGATATATCTCATACAGTTTCAGCCAGTTGAGTGGTAGGTTCCCTTTCAGACAACATGAGGAATGTAAGATGATGTCTGTGCACAAGGGACTTATTTGTGGACTTTTACAAACTGAAAAAATAATAAGCTACTGTAAGTATGTATATGGATGCAACACATTTTGTTAGTATGCAGCCAAtattaatgtactgtattattTAAAAGGTATCCAAAATAaatgttattattttatttttttacaggggtaATAATTAATACTTTATAATTTGAGTAATTGATAAAGGATTCTATGCTTTTACTATTTAAACGCCTAGATTAAAATGTCCATGTACTGTAACAGTAGATTATTCAATGTTATTATGACTTTCCACCATTTCATTTTGTATTTCCTTACATTATAAAGAGCAATTATCTTCAACTCCTTAAAGTTACAGTCATTTGATAAAACATAGTAAGCCAATAATGCTTGCTGTGTTATCACTAGTCCACCAATCAGCAGCCTGTAAAGAGCAAGTCTGTTAACTTTGACACTGCAAGCCAAAGGCTTCTTTGACCTGTTCCAAGGCAGGATATATCATGCATCACATATTGCATGCGATAGATCCCACTTATCACATGCATAGCTGTGTTTATTTAAGGGCCCCATgcactagggcaggcctggccaatctgtggctctccagctgttgtaaaactacaagtcccatcatgccttgccacagttttgctattagggaatgctaaaactgtggcagggcatgctgggatgtgtagtttcaaaacatctggagagccacaggttggcaaggCCTGCACTAGGGAGATGTTTCTCAGCAATGACTTGCATCCAATTTTCCTGCAATCTGACGGGGATGCCTGTGATTGCGATTtcatacttgagtgtatttttacatgtgatttatctcatgcaatctaatgttattaaacctatttcaaTTGCATTGCAATCGCTGCAAAAGTACATGCAATTTGACATTTTTCATGCTATCTATCTCAGGATCTTGTCTCAATTGCATGAAAACGTGCAATATCGCACCTAATGTATGGGCACACCACATGTAATAATAATTCAGAATATAAATGCAAAGAAAAGCTCTTGCTATAAGAGCTGTCTTCTGTGTTGTTAGGGCTTTCCGGATCCCTCCCAGGGGAATTTTGTGTGAATATGCCCATATGCTTCTATAGGAAACACCATGTATAGATGATGTTACCTATTGGGCACAAGCTTCAAAATGTTTCCTTTTCCAGAGCTTTAtacatatggggccaaatgtaataaattgagagatttggtaaggtttttcaggtttttttttttaaaagtggcaataatttacactgcaaagccaggttgatcttgctgtgtaaatgattgccgctttaaaaaaaaaccctaccaaatctctcactttctgaaactctcactctattacatttggcccctggggTTTGCAGCACTCCTCAGAAAACCATTTTTTTTCAGAGGCATAACCATATTTTGCTGTTGGTATATCCCGCACTCCCAGGGAAGTTTTAAGAGGGGAGAGGGCCTGCATGGAGACTCCATGTGCGCCCCCTCCTCTCTTGCAGAGAGTAGACTTTGgatttatgccagagtctactgtacatGGGCAGGTCTTTGGAAACATGGAGCCTGCGCTTTGTTGTCAGggacatctctattgtgcatgcacaaatcactggggaaatggccaCAGTGGGCATTTCCCTGGCGATTTTTGTCTGCAGCGCTGTCAGCTGCCGTGGGAATATGGAGGAGTAAGTAAAatgatatgggtgcagggtgtgcagtatggatctcccctggacccaggggcctgtgtgcactgcacactttcacccattatagatacacctatgCCACCCCCAGACTGATACCCTGCcctcttaggggtttatttactaattgaCCGATTGTAAAGGCCGCTGGCTTTTGGCATGTGTAGGCCCATATTTAAAAGGACAATGCTTTAATAGCAAAACACGGTACAGTATTTTGCTATTTAAAGTATCGCCCTTTTAAATTTCAGGCTTAAACACATCAGGAAACAATGACTTTCACAAGTAGACAGTAAGTAAAATCCCTAATTTTACTGTATATTGCTTTTTCTAAAATAATACATCAGTTTTATATTAGTTAGCTCAGTAATACACACCCTTTTTAAGATAGAATGtggaataaaaacatatatatatatatatatatatatatatatatattatttttttgggggggaggggatgtGTCACCTTGATATACAGTACTATACCtttagcgttttttttttttttagtttatactgtatgtgttgtaCCTTCCAATTTTCATAATAATTACAATGTGAAGTTTCATTTCTTGTGAGGAATCAAGATTTAAGTACAGTAATTGCTTTTTTGTTGcttgcaacaacaaaaaaagcagGAGCAGATTtaggcgtctatttactaagccttggatggaaataaagtggacggagatatagTACCAGTCAATCACCTCCTAATTGCCATgtaacaggttgggtttgaaaaatgacagttaggagctgattggctccat contains these protein-coding regions:
- the ANKK1 gene encoding ankyrin repeat and protein kinase domain-containing protein 1 isoform X2; this translates as MEEASKMEKIKFRYIVQIYGICINPIGIVMEFMENGSLEKLIPTHNLSWQLKFRFIHEIALGMNFLHIMNPPLLHLDLKPGNILLDEHLHVKISDFGLSKWKENSTHKEYIERSAIKGTLNYIPPEMFLQSSRVAGTKYDVYSYSIVIWELLTEKKPFAGNSMMTVIVKVAAGQRPPIEDITDDGPVECQQMIDLMKRCWDQNPNKRPFFSDIIVESHMLLCLLQSPLPEHDGAWSKAEQDLKASAAIFLNINNDSNQQPTSSTSLSSGTENLINDILENNNEDDISWVDENNFTLLHFAVAQGNLERVNHFLSLNANVNSRTISGYTPLILAVQRKLPDICACLIENGADVNITDEDKWSPLHFAAQGGDDRIARMLLDHGAHVDAKERDDWTPLHLASQNGFENVVRVLFTRLADSNSQEIDGKTSLHVASYFGHYKIVKLLINQGADPNCKQKNHMTPLHIAADRSYYRVVQHLIQKGAHVNYSDKSLYTPLHMAAVKGNSLICKQLIKHNADVNVQTNQGWTALHLAVFKGHTDIIHLLKDSDAHLDAAGHMTWTPLHLAARYNEDSITSLLLDMGADPNVAEMSGWTPLHLAVQQGSFCSVIKLIEKNAHVDAQNIFGWTPLHVAVLNANAAILKTLLRANAKKNIEDRSGSTPLQLAIRNQKQNIVAILESGTDTSSSSSGSTETSEDLGPYLNFQKK
- the ANKK1 gene encoding ankyrin repeat and protein kinase domain-containing protein 1 isoform X1; translation: MAGEDNERSGNLTQFKKEDFENDWTPIALGGFGKVYKVRHKKWWSVYAVKCSTLFQGDPELESTTYNSLMEEASKMEKIKFRYIVQIYGICINPIGIVMEFMENGSLEKLIPTHNLSWQLKFRFIHEIALGMNFLHIMNPPLLHLDLKPGNILLDEHLHVKISDFGLSKWKENSTHKEYIERSAIKGTLNYIPPEMFLQSSRVAGTKYDVYSYSIVIWELLTEKKPFAGNSMMTVIVKVAAGQRPPIEDITDDGPVECQQMIDLMKRCWDQNPNKRPFFSDIIVESHMLLCLLQSPLPEHDGAWSKAEQDLKASAAIFLNINNDSNQQPTSSTSLSSGTENLINDILENNNEDDISWVDENNFTLLHFAVAQGNLERVNHFLSLNANVNSRTISGYTPLILAVQRKLPDICACLIENGADVNITDEDKWSPLHFAAQGGDDRIARMLLDHGAHVDAKERDDWTPLHLASQNGFENVVRVLFTRLADSNSQEIDGKTSLHVASYFGHYKIVKLLINQGADPNCKQKNHMTPLHIAADRSYYRVVQHLIQKGAHVNYSDKSLYTPLHMAAVKGNSLICKQLIKHNADVNVQTNQGWTALHLAVFKGHTDIIHLLKDSDAHLDAAGHMTWTPLHLAARYNEDSITSLLLDMGADPNVAEMSGWTPLHLAVQQGSFCSVIKLIEKNAHVDAQNIFGWTPLHVAVLNANAAILKTLLRANAKKNIEDRSGSTPLQLAIRNQKQNIVAILESGTDTSSSSSGSTETSEDLGPYLNFQKK